Proteins from one Faecalibacterium sp. I3-3-33 genomic window:
- a CDS encoding HlyC/CorC family transporter, which yields MDDGSSMTLWVALVVLVAFSAFFSASETAFSSLNQIRLKSRAEDGDTSAARVLAMAEKYDKLLSTILIGNNIVNIAAASIGTIIFTKMLGAERGATVSTMVLTVVVLIFGEVTPKSLAKEMPETVATAVAPALSLLMLVFTPLTWLFTQWKRFLGRFVHSTEEDTITEGELMTMVSEAENDGELTDRESELIRSAIEFDDVEVEEILTPRVDVIAVEDDLPLEEVAQTFAESGYSRLPVYHDTIDNIIGVVHEKDFYMARLKKEVKLEDLVKPTLYTTGSTQISQLLRTLREQHHHMAVVVDEYGGTEGIITLEDILEELVGEIWDEHDEVTEDFRKQSDGSWIVLGSAGVDDLYERLGLPEDEEIDSNTVNGLVQEKTCRLPKVGDRFTLGSYDGVVTRTAKRRVTEVRLTPAEKPEPKKDEEEKGHFGRITSK from the coding sequence ATGGACGATGGCAGTAGTATGACGCTCTGGGTAGCGCTGGTAGTATTGGTGGCATTCTCCGCCTTTTTCTCCGCATCCGAGACCGCATTTTCTTCCCTGAATCAGATCCGCCTGAAAAGCCGCGCCGAGGACGGCGATACCTCTGCCGCCCGTGTGCTGGCAATGGCTGAAAAATACGATAAGCTGCTTTCCACCATCCTTATCGGCAACAATATCGTGAACATTGCAGCAGCTTCCATCGGCACCATCATTTTCACCAAGATGCTGGGTGCAGAGCGGGGCGCTACGGTGTCCACCATGGTGCTGACCGTGGTGGTGCTGATCTTTGGCGAGGTGACCCCCAAGAGCCTTGCCAAAGAGATGCCGGAAACGGTAGCCACCGCAGTTGCACCGGCGCTCAGCCTGCTGATGCTGGTATTTACCCCGCTGACGTGGCTGTTTACCCAGTGGAAGCGCTTTCTGGGACGCTTTGTCCACAGCACCGAGGAGGACACCATCACCGAGGGCGAGTTGATGACCATGGTCAGCGAGGCCGAGAACGACGGCGAGCTGACCGACCGGGAAAGCGAACTGATCCGCAGCGCCATCGAGTTTGATGACGTGGAGGTGGAAGAGATCCTGACCCCCCGCGTGGATGTGATCGCGGTGGAGGACGATCTGCCGCTGGAAGAGGTGGCACAGACCTTTGCCGAGTCCGGCTACTCCCGTCTGCCGGTGTACCACGACACCATTGATAACATCATCGGCGTGGTACATGAAAAGGACTTCTACATGGCACGCCTGAAAAAGGAGGTCAAGCTGGAGGATCTGGTCAAGCCCACCCTCTACACCACCGGCTCCACCCAGATCTCCCAGCTGCTGCGCACCCTGCGCGAGCAGCACCACCACATGGCTGTGGTGGTGGACGAGTACGGCGGCACCGAGGGCATCATCACGCTGGAGGACATTCTGGAGGAGCTGGTAGGCGAGATCTGGGATGAACACGACGAGGTGACCGAGGACTTCCGCAAGCAGTCAGACGGCAGCTGGATCGTGCTGGGCAGCGCCGGTGTGGACGACCTGTACGAGCGGCTGGGTCTGCCGGAGGACGAGGAGATCGACTCCAACACGGTAAACGGTCTGGTGCAGGAAAAGACCTGCCGCCTGCCCAAGGTGGGCGACCGCTTCACGCTGGGCAGCTACGACGGCGTGGTGACCCGCACCGCCAAGCGCCGCGTGACCGAGGTGCGTCTGACCCCCGCAGAAAAGCCCGAGCCCAAAAAGGACGAAGAGGAAAAAGGCCACTTTGGCCGGATAACCTCTAAATAA
- a CDS encoding ABC transporter ATP-binding protein produces the protein MSEFKTRLHSVPSGGFLTDRDKDKKPILDVRELGIDFGGLTAVDNFNLMIGRNEIAGLIGPNGAGKTTVFNLLTNVYQPTRGSILIDGMPTAGKKTYQVNRMGVARTFQNIRLFKELSVIDNIKVGLHESMKYNLASSLLRMPNYWKEEKQCTERALELLDIFHMADLANAQAGSLPYGAQRRLEIMRALATGPKLLLLDEPAAGMNPSETAELTETIRRIRDEFNIAVLLIEHDMSLVMGICEGIAVLNFGRIIAKGTPDEIRDNPQVIEAYLGKKEG, from the coding sequence ATGAGTGAGTTCAAGACCAGACTGCACAGTGTGCCCTCCGGCGGTTTTCTGACCGACCGCGACAAGGACAAAAAGCCCATTCTGGACGTGCGTGAGCTGGGCATCGACTTCGGCGGTCTGACCGCCGTGGACAACTTTAACCTGATGATCGGCCGCAACGAGATCGCCGGTCTGATCGGCCCCAACGGCGCAGGCAAGACCACCGTGTTCAACCTGCTCACCAACGTCTACCAGCCCACCCGCGGCTCCATCCTGATCGACGGGATGCCCACTGCCGGGAAAAAGACCTATCAGGTCAACCGCATGGGCGTGGCGCGTACCTTCCAGAACATCCGCCTGTTCAAGGAGCTGAGCGTCATCGACAACATCAAGGTGGGTCTGCACGAGTCCATGAAGTATAATCTGGCGTCCTCTCTGCTGCGGATGCCGAACTACTGGAAAGAAGAAAAGCAGTGCACTGAGCGTGCGCTGGAGCTGCTGGACATCTTCCACATGGCAGACCTTGCCAACGCACAGGCCGGCAGCCTGCCCTACGGCGCACAGCGGCGGCTGGAGATCATGCGCGCACTGGCCACCGGCCCGAAGCTTCTGCTGCTGGACGAGCCTGCCGCCGGTATGAACCCCTCCGAGACTGCGGAGCTGACCGAGACCATCCGCCGCATCCGCGACGAGTTCAACATTGCCGTGCTGCTCATCGAGCACGACATGAGCCTTGTCATGGGCATCTGCGAGGGCATTGCGGTGCTGAACTTTGGCCGCATCATCGCCAAGGGCACCCCGGACGAGATCCGCGATAACCCGCAGGTCATCGAGGCCTATCTGGGCAAAAAGGAGGGCTGA
- a CDS encoding gluconate 5-dehydrogenase gives MDLSAFNLQGKVALITGGAHGIGFSIAEGMAKCGAVICFNCSSEASLEKGMAAYKAAGIDAHGYVADVSDEDAVNAMVAKIKAEVGSVDILVNNAGLMKRVPMIEMSHADFMRVIDVHVGGAFNCSKAVLPDMMEKREGKIINICSMMSELGRETVSAYAAAKGALKMLTKNIASEYGEYNIQCNGMGPGYIATAQTAPLREIQPDGSRHPFDQFIVAKTPAGRWGDPEDMVGPCVFLASHASDFVNGQILYADGGILAYIGRQPK, from the coding sequence ATGGATCTGTCTGCATTCAACCTGCAGGGCAAGGTAGCCCTGATCACCGGCGGTGCCCACGGCATCGGTTTTTCCATTGCAGAGGGCATGGCCAAGTGCGGCGCCGTCATCTGCTTCAACTGCTCCTCTGAGGCCAGCTTAGAAAAGGGCATGGCCGCCTACAAGGCTGCCGGCATCGACGCCCACGGCTATGTGGCAGACGTTTCCGACGAGGACGCCGTAAACGCCATGGTGGCAAAGATCAAGGCCGAGGTCGGCTCTGTGGACATTCTGGTAAACAACGCCGGTCTGATGAAGCGCGTGCCCATGATCGAGATGAGCCACGCCGACTTTATGCGGGTGATCGACGTCCATGTGGGCGGCGCTTTCAACTGCTCCAAGGCCGTGCTGCCCGACATGATGGAAAAGCGCGAGGGCAAGATCATCAACATCTGCTCCATGATGAGCGAGCTGGGCCGCGAGACCGTTTCTGCCTACGCCGCCGCCAAGGGTGCGCTAAAGATGCTGACCAAGAATATCGCCTCTGAGTACGGCGAGTACAACATCCAGTGCAACGGCATGGGCCCCGGCTACATTGCCACCGCCCAGACTGCGCCCCTGCGCGAGATCCAGCCGGACGGCAGCCGTCACCCCTTTGACCAGTTCATCGTTGCCAAGACCCCCGCAGGCCGCTGGGGTGACCCGGAGGACATGGTTGGCCCCTGCGTGTTCCTTGCCAGCCACGCATCCGACTTCGTGAACGGCCAGATCCTCTACGCCGACGGCGGCATTCTGGCCTATATCGGCCGCCAGCCTAAGTAA
- a CDS encoding ABC transporter ATP-binding protein, whose amino-acid sequence MADTLLKVDGINVYYGNIHAVKDISFTVNAGEIVTLIGANGAGKSTTLKTISGLLKPRTGDVLYKGKSIKGVRAHKIVESGLAQVPEGRHVFLHMTVDENLDMGAYTQPASTIAANKEKVFTLFPRLKERRKQLAGTMSGGEQQMLAMGRALMSNASMLMLDEPSMGLSPLLVQEIFDIIRDIHKEGMTILLVEQNAQMALSVADRAYVLETGRIVMDGTGAELLTNERVRSAYLGG is encoded by the coding sequence ATGGCTGATACATTACTGAAGGTGGACGGCATCAACGTCTACTACGGCAACATCCACGCCGTAAAGGATATCTCTTTCACTGTCAACGCGGGCGAGATCGTCACCCTGATCGGTGCCAACGGCGCGGGCAAATCCACCACCCTGAAAACCATTTCCGGCCTTTTGAAGCCCCGCACCGGCGATGTGTTGTATAAAGGCAAAAGCATCAAGGGCGTGCGCGCCCACAAGATCGTGGAGAGCGGCCTTGCACAGGTGCCGGAGGGCCGCCATGTGTTTTTGCACATGACGGTGGACGAGAACCTTGACATGGGTGCCTACACCCAGCCCGCTTCCACCATTGCCGCCAACAAGGAAAAGGTGTTCACCCTGTTCCCCCGCCTGAAGGAGCGCCGCAAGCAGCTGGCGGGCACCATGTCCGGCGGCGAGCAGCAGATGCTGGCCATGGGGCGTGCGCTCATGAGCAACGCTTCCATGCTGATGCTGGACGAGCCTTCTATGGGGCTTTCGCCGCTGCTGGTGCAGGAGATCTTTGACATCATCCGCGACATCCACAAGGAAGGCATGACCATCCTGCTGGTGGAGCAGAACGCGCAGATGGCGCTTTCGGTGGCCGACCGCGCCTATGTGCTGGAGACCGGCCGCATAGTCATGGACGGTACCGGTGCCGAGCTGCTGACCAACGAGCGCGTCCGCAGCGCCTATCTGGGCGGGTAA
- the kduI gene encoding 5-dehydro-4-deoxy-D-glucuronate isomerase, with protein sequence MDIRYSCNQKDFKRYTTEEMRDEMLITGLYKADEVVAVYSHVDRMVTLGCMPVHETVSIDKGIDIWANFGTHYFLERREIGMFNIGKDSTGIVVADGVKYELGYKDCLYITQGTKEVTFASADPEHPAKFYMVSAPAHCAYQTRLIKMADANHRPLGSVDTCNKRTINQFIHPDVLKTCQLSMGMTELAPGSNWNTMPSHTHERRMEIYTYFELPEGQVVFHMCGEPTQTRHIVMHNEDAVISPSWSIHSGVGTSNYTFIWAMGGENMEFDDMDNIATTDLR encoded by the coding sequence ATGGATATCCGTTATTCCTGCAACCAGAAGGATTTCAAGCGCTATACCACCGAGGAAATGCGGGACGAGATGCTGATCACCGGCCTGTACAAGGCAGATGAAGTGGTGGCCGTTTACAGCCATGTGGACCGCATGGTCACACTGGGCTGTATGCCGGTGCACGAGACCGTGTCTATCGACAAGGGCATCGACATCTGGGCCAACTTTGGCACCCACTACTTCCTGGAGCGCCGCGAGATCGGCATGTTCAACATCGGCAAGGATTCCACCGGTATCGTGGTGGCCGACGGCGTAAAGTACGAGCTGGGCTATAAAGACTGCCTGTACATTACGCAGGGCACCAAGGAAGTCACCTTTGCTTCCGCCGACCCGGAGCATCCCGCCAAGTTCTACATGGTCTCTGCTCCGGCACACTGCGCTTACCAGACCCGTCTGATCAAGATGGCTGATGCAAACCACCGCCCGCTGGGCAGCGTGGATACCTGCAACAAGCGCACCATCAACCAGTTCATCCACCCGGATGTGCTGAAGACCTGCCAGCTGAGCATGGGTATGACCGAGCTTGCACCGGGTTCCAACTGGAACACGATGCCCAGCCACACCCACGAGCGGCGCATGGAGATCTATACTTACTTTGAACTGCCCGAGGGGCAGGTGGTGTTCCATATGTGCGGCGAGCCTACCCAGACCCGCCACATCGTGATGCACAACGAGGATGCTGTCATCAGCCCCTCCTGGAGCATTCACAGCGGCGTAGGCACCTCGAACTATACGTTTATCTGGGCAATGGGCGGCGAGAACATGGAGTTTGACGACATGGACAACATCGCTACCACTGACCTGCGCTAA
- the clpB gene encoding ATP-dependent chaperone ClpB produces MNTNQYTQKTLEALQAAQQLAVEYQHNALEPAHLLHALAAQENGLIPQLLQKLNVDPGSFAAAVAEKLSALPRVSGSGRDPDKVYISQATDKVLSAAAREAKAMKDDFISVEHLFLGLLDEQDQTTSELFRAFNLKKDAFLQQLTAVRGNQRVTTDNPEDTYNALQKYGQDLVELARKQKLDPVIGRDQEIRNVIRILSRKTKNNPCLIGEPGVGKTAIAEGLAQRIVRGDVPENLKDRTVFSLDMGALVAGAKYRGEFEERLKSVLNEVKKSEGKIILFIDELHTIVGAGKTDGAMDAGNLLKPMLARGELHCIGATTLDEYRQYIEKDPALERRFQPVQVDEPTVEDTISILRGLKERYEVFHGVKINDSALIAAATLSDRYITDRFLPDKAIDLVDEACAMIKTEMDSMPSEMDDLAHRITQLQIEQVSLKKETDALSQSRLKDLEKELAELQDKFRSMKAKWENEKNAIGKVQSLREQIEQTNAAIEKAQREYDLNKAAELKYGKLPQLQKQLAEEEKVAAAKKEDSLLRDRVTDEEIARIVARWTGIPVEKLVEGEREKLLHLDDVLHQRVIGQDEAVTKVSEAILRSRAGIANPNRPIGSFLFLGPTGVGKTELAKALAQALFDDERNMVRIDMTEYMEKFSVSRLIGAPPGYVGYEEGGQLTEAVRRKPYSVVLFDEVEKAHPDVFNILLQVLDDGRITDSQGRTVDFKNTVIILTSNLGSDIILNDLEQRRAQGSNELSEDAKHQIDLLLKSKFRPEFLNRLDEIVYYKSLTKDEMRKIVDLQLQDLRNRMEEGKHLKLEVTTAAKDFIIDSAYDSVYGARPIKRFIQSRVETLIAKAIIKGNYAEGNTLTVDYDGSALVLR; encoded by the coding sequence ATGAATACCAATCAATATACCCAAAAGACCCTTGAGGCATTGCAGGCAGCCCAGCAGCTGGCTGTGGAGTACCAGCACAACGCGCTGGAACCCGCCCATCTGCTGCACGCACTGGCTGCGCAGGAAAACGGCCTGATTCCCCAGCTGCTGCAAAAGCTGAACGTTGACCCCGGCAGTTTTGCCGCCGCTGTGGCCGAAAAGCTTTCCGCACTGCCCCGGGTGTCCGGCTCCGGCCGCGACCCCGATAAGGTCTATATCTCGCAGGCCACCGATAAGGTGCTCAGCGCCGCCGCCCGCGAAGCTAAGGCCATGAAGGACGACTTCATCAGCGTGGAGCATCTGTTCCTTGGTCTGCTGGATGAGCAGGACCAGACCACCAGTGAGCTGTTCCGCGCCTTCAACCTGAAAAAGGATGCCTTCCTGCAGCAGCTTACCGCCGTGCGCGGCAATCAGCGGGTGACCACCGATAACCCGGAGGATACCTACAATGCCCTGCAGAAGTACGGTCAGGATCTGGTGGAGCTTGCCCGCAAGCAGAAGCTGGACCCCGTTATCGGCCGCGATCAGGAGATCCGCAATGTGATCCGTATCCTGTCCCGTAAGACCAAAAACAACCCCTGCCTGATCGGTGAGCCCGGCGTTGGTAAGACCGCCATCGCCGAGGGTCTGGCGCAGCGGATCGTGCGCGGCGATGTGCCCGAAAACCTGAAGGATCGCACCGTGTTCAGCCTGGACATGGGCGCTCTGGTGGCCGGTGCAAAGTACCGCGGCGAGTTCGAGGAGCGCTTGAAGAGCGTACTGAACGAGGTGAAGAAGAGCGAGGGCAAGATCATCCTCTTCATTGATGAGCTGCACACCATTGTGGGTGCCGGTAAGACCGACGGCGCCATGGACGCAGGCAACCTGCTCAAGCCCATGCTGGCCCGGGGCGAGCTGCACTGCATCGGCGCGACCACGCTGGACGAGTACCGCCAGTATATCGAAAAAGACCCCGCGCTGGAGCGCCGGTTCCAGCCGGTGCAGGTGGATGAGCCTACCGTGGAGGATACCATCTCCATCCTGCGCGGCCTGAAGGAGCGCTACGAGGTGTTCCACGGCGTAAAGATCAACGACAGTGCGCTGATCGCCGCCGCCACCCTTTCCGACCGCTATATCACCGACCGCTTTCTGCCGGATAAGGCCATCGACCTTGTGGATGAAGCCTGCGCTATGATCAAGACTGAGATGGACAGTATGCCCAGCGAGATGGACGATCTGGCACACCGCATCACCCAGCTGCAGATCGAGCAGGTGAGCCTGAAAAAGGAGACCGACGCCCTGAGCCAGAGCCGCTTGAAGGATCTGGAAAAGGAGCTTGCCGAATTGCAGGATAAGTTCCGCAGCATGAAGGCAAAGTGGGAGAACGAGAAGAACGCCATTGGCAAGGTGCAGAGCCTGCGTGAGCAGATCGAGCAGACCAATGCCGCCATCGAAAAAGCCCAGCGCGAGTACGACCTGAACAAGGCCGCTGAGCTGAAATACGGCAAGCTGCCCCAGCTGCAGAAGCAGCTGGCCGAGGAGGAAAAGGTTGCTGCCGCTAAGAAGGAGGACAGCCTGCTGCGTGACCGCGTGACCGATGAGGAGATCGCCCGCATCGTGGCACGCTGGACCGGCATCCCGGTAGAGAAGCTGGTGGAGGGTGAACGCGAGAAGCTGCTGCATCTGGACGATGTGCTGCACCAGCGGGTCATCGGGCAGGACGAGGCCGTGACCAAGGTAAGCGAAGCCATTCTGCGCAGCCGCGCCGGTATCGCCAACCCCAACCGCCCCATCGGCAGCTTCCTGTTCCTTGGCCCCACCGGCGTCGGCAAGACTGAGCTTGCCAAGGCGCTGGCACAGGCTCTGTTTGACGACGAGCGCAACATGGTGCGTATCGATATGACCGAGTATATGGAGAAGTTCAGCGTCAGCCGTCTGATCGGCGCGCCTCCGGGATATGTCGGTTATGAAGAGGGCGGTCAGCTGACCGAGGCTGTGCGCCGCAAGCCTTACAGCGTGGTGCTGTTCGATGAGGTGGAAAAAGCCCACCCCGATGTGTTCAACATCCTGTTGCAGGTGCTGGACGATGGCCGCATCACGGATAGTCAGGGCCGCACCGTGGACTTCAAGAACACGGTCATTATCCTGACCTCCAACCTTGGCAGCGATATCATCCTGAACGATCTGGAGCAGCGCCGTGCGCAGGGCTCCAACGAGTTGAGCGAGGATGCAAAGCACCAGATCGATCTGCTGCTCAAGAGCAAGTTCCGTCCCGAATTCCTGAACCGTCTGGACGAGATCGTCTACTACAAGAGCCTGACCAAGGATGAGATGCGCAAGATCGTGGATCTGCAATTGCAGGATCTGCGTAACCGCATGGAGGAGGGCAAGCACCTCAAGCTGGAGGTCACCACCGCCGCCAAGGACTTCATCATCGATTCTGCCTACGACAGCGTTTATGGTGCACGTCCCATCAAGCGCTTCATCCAGAGCCGCGTGGAGACCCTGATCGCCAAGGCCATCATCAAGGGCAATTATGCCGAGGGCAACACCCTGACGGTGGATTATGACGGCAGCGCACTGGTTCTGCGCTAA
- the asnA gene encoding aspartate--ammonia ligase — protein sequence MSKIIIPANYKPALNLYDTQRAIGTVKRLFADTLCATLNLYRVSAPLFLEASTGLNDDLNGVERKVTFDIKDSGIEAQVVQSLAKWKRQALKDYDFHVGKGLYCDMNAIRRDEELDNLHSIYVDQWDWEKVITVEDRNETYLKNVVRCIVSAVCATEMNLHAMFPQLQDLPLHTPNVTFVTTQELEDKYPDLTPKERENAFVKENGTTFLMKIGAPLRSGKPHDGRAPDYDDWDLNGDLLFWNDPLQCSYELSSMGIRVSPESMDKQLTMAGCDDRRTLPFHKAVLAGELPYTIGGGIGQSRLCMLLLGSVHIGEVQASVWDKATREACAKAGIPLL from the coding sequence ATGAGCAAGATCATCATCCCGGCAAACTACAAACCCGCGCTGAACCTGTACGACACCCAGCGCGCCATCGGCACGGTGAAGCGGCTGTTCGCCGATACCCTGTGCGCCACGCTGAACCTGTACCGCGTGTCTGCACCGCTGTTTCTGGAGGCTTCCACCGGCCTGAATGACGACCTGAACGGCGTGGAGCGCAAGGTGACCTTTGACATCAAGGACAGCGGCATCGAGGCACAGGTGGTGCAGTCGCTGGCAAAGTGGAAGCGGCAGGCCCTGAAGGACTACGATTTCCATGTGGGCAAGGGCTTGTACTGCGATATGAACGCTATCCGCCGGGACGAGGAGCTGGACAACCTCCACTCCATCTATGTGGATCAGTGGGACTGGGAAAAGGTCATCACGGTGGAGGACCGCAACGAGACCTACCTGAAAAACGTGGTGCGCTGCATCGTGTCTGCGGTGTGCGCCACCGAGATGAACCTGCACGCCATGTTCCCCCAGCTGCAGGATCTGCCCCTGCACACCCCCAACGTGACCTTTGTCACCACGCAGGAACTGGAGGATAAGTACCCCGATCTGACCCCGAAGGAGCGGGAGAACGCCTTTGTCAAAGAGAACGGCACCACCTTCCTGATGAAGATCGGTGCACCCCTGCGCAGCGGCAAGCCCCACGACGGCCGTGCCCCGGACTATGACGACTGGGATCTGAACGGCGACCTGCTGTTCTGGAACGACCCGCTGCAGTGCAGCTACGAGCTGAGCAGCATGGGCATCCGCGTCAGCCCGGAGAGCATGGACAAGCAGCTGACCATGGCGGGCTGCGATGACCGCCGCACCCTGCCCTTCCACAAGGCAGTGCTGGCTGGCGAGCTGCCCTATACCATCGGCGGCGGCATCGGCCAGAGCCGCCTGTGTATGCTGCTGCTGGGCAGCGTCCACATTGGCGAGGTACAGGCCAGCGTGTGGGACAAGGCCACCCGCGAAGCCTGCGCTAAGGCTGGAATCCCGCTGCTGTAA
- a CDS encoding sugar kinase encodes MRVVTFGELMVRLQPFNYERFVQANSLEFTFGGGEANVAVSLANYGLDAAFVTKLPAHAIGQAAVNSLRRYGVDTSMITRGGDRVGIYYNEKGASQRGSVCIYDRANSAIQLAQPSDFDWDKIFEGVDWFHFTGITPALGENVVEICREACKAAKAHGVKISCDLNYRGKLWTREQARAAMTDLCQYVDVCISNEEDAKDVFGIEAEATDIYGGKLNAEGYKSVAKQLADKFHFEKVAITLRESHSAFDNGWSAMLYDVASNEYCFSKKYDLHIIDRVGGGDSFGGGLIYSLLTGKSTQEAVEFAVAASALKHSIEGDYNMMTVSEVEKLAGGDGSGRIQR; translated from the coding sequence ATGAGAGTCGTTACTTTTGGCGAACTGATGGTCCGTCTGCAGCCCTTCAACTACGAGCGTTTCGTTCAGGCTAACAGCCTGGAGTTCACCTTCGGCGGCGGCGAGGCCAACGTTGCTGTTTCTCTGGCCAACTACGGTCTGGACGCAGCTTTTGTTACCAAGCTCCCCGCACACGCCATCGGTCAGGCCGCTGTCAACAGCCTGCGCCGCTACGGCGTCGATACCAGCATGATCACCCGCGGCGGTGACCGTGTGGGCATCTACTACAACGAGAAGGGCGCTTCTCAGCGTGGCTCCGTCTGCATCTACGACCGTGCCAACAGCGCTATCCAGCTGGCTCAGCCTTCCGACTTTGATTGGGACAAGATCTTCGAGGGCGTGGATTGGTTCCACTTCACCGGCATCACCCCGGCTCTGGGCGAGAACGTTGTCGAGATCTGCCGCGAGGCCTGCAAGGCTGCTAAGGCTCACGGCGTGAAGATCAGCTGCGACCTGAACTACCGCGGCAAGCTGTGGACCCGTGAGCAGGCCCGCGCTGCCATGACCGATCTGTGCCAGTACGTTGACGTGTGCATCTCCAACGAGGAGGACGCAAAGGACGTGTTCGGCATCGAGGCCGAGGCTACCGATATCTACGGCGGCAAGCTGAACGCTGAGGGCTACAAGAGCGTTGCCAAGCAGCTGGCTGACAAGTTCCACTTCGAGAAGGTGGCTATCACCCTGCGTGAAAGCCACAGCGCATTCGACAACGGCTGGAGCGCTATGCTGTACGATGTTGCTTCTAACGAGTACTGCTTCTCCAAGAAGTACGACCTGCACATCATCGACCGCGTTGGCGGCGGCGACTCCTTCGGCGGCGGCCTGATCTACAGCCTGCTGACCGGCAAGAGCACTCAGGAGGCTGTCGAGTTCGCAGTTGCAGCTTCCGCTCTGAAGCACTCCATCGAGGGCGACTACAACATGATGACCGTGTCCGAGGTCGAGAAGCTGGCCGGCGGCGACGGTTCCGGCCGTATCCAGCGCTAA
- the eda gene encoding bifunctional 4-hydroxy-2-oxoglutarate aldolase/2-dehydro-3-deoxy-phosphogluconate aldolase — protein MNPIVEKVYQIGIIPVIAFNSVDEALPLCKALAEGGLPAAEVTFRTACAEECIRKIHEEMPEMLLGAGTVLTCEQADRAMAAGASFIVAPGFDPEVCKHVIAKGGIMMPGTCSAGEMQQAMNMGCEALKFFPAEANGGVGMLKNIGAALKGARWMCTGGVNAKNVNDYLGYDQIFAVGGTWMCKSDVIKAGDWAKITAQSKEAVDTMLGLKLLHVGINTDNEEEAMKVANLIGAMLNMKVAPGNSSIFVGNKEFEIMKKPGRGTNGHIAIGCNNVDRAIYHLSQRGVKFDLDSKNVKNGKTVACYMADEIAGFAFHLVQA, from the coding sequence ATGAATCCCATCGTAGAAAAGGTCTATCAGATCGGCATTATCCCTGTTATCGCTTTCAACAGCGTTGATGAGGCCCTGCCCCTGTGCAAGGCTCTGGCTGAGGGCGGTCTGCCCGCAGCTGAGGTCACCTTCCGCACTGCCTGTGCTGAAGAGTGCATCCGCAAGATCCACGAGGAGATGCCCGAGATGCTGCTGGGTGCCGGCACCGTTCTGACCTGCGAGCAGGCCGACCGTGCTATGGCTGCCGGTGCTTCCTTCATCGTTGCTCCCGGCTTCGACCCCGAGGTCTGCAAGCACGTCATCGCCAAGGGCGGCATCATGATGCCCGGCACCTGCTCCGCAGGCGAGATGCAGCAGGCTATGAACATGGGCTGCGAGGCTCTGAAGTTCTTCCCCGCTGAGGCAAACGGCGGTGTTGGCATGCTGAAGAACATCGGCGCTGCCCTGAAGGGCGCTCGCTGGATGTGCACCGGCGGTGTCAACGCCAAGAACGTCAACGATTATCTGGGCTATGACCAGATCTTTGCCGTGGGCGGCACCTGGATGTGCAAGAGCGATGTGATCAAGGCCGGCGACTGGGCAAAGATCACCGCACAGAGCAAGGAAGCTGTTGACACCATGCTGGGTCTGAAGCTGCTGCACGTTGGCATCAACACCGACAACGAGGAAGAGGCCATGAAGGTGGCTAACCTGATCGGCGCTATGCTGAACATGAAGGTCGCTCCCGGCAACTCCAGCATCTTTGTCGGCAACAAGGAGTTCGAGATCATGAAGAAGCCCGGCCGCGGCACCAATGGCCACATCGCCATCGGCTGCAACAACGTGGACCGCGCCATCTACCACCTGTCTCAGCGCGGCGTGAAGTTCGATCTGGACAGCAAGAACGTGAAGAACGGCAAGACTGTTGCCTGCTACATGGCAGATGAGATCGCCGGCTTTGCCTTCCATCTGGTGCAGGCATAA